The following DNA comes from Mycolicibacterium aromaticivorans JS19b1 = JCM 16368.
CTTCATTCCCGGTCTGACCACTCATCTGGACCAGCTGCATTGGGCTCATGGCTCGCGCTCCGAACTGTTCGGTGTCTTCGAGGTGTCGGTGGTGCACAACCTGGTGCACCTGTGCTTCGGTGTGGCCGGCCTGGTGCTGGCGGGCACGTTCGCCCGAGCGCGGGCGTACCTGATCGGCGGCGGGCTGATCTTCCTCGGTCTCTGGGTCTACGGTCTGCTCATCAACCTGTCTGGTCCGCGAAACATCTTGCCTATCAACAACGCCGACAACTGGCTTCACTTCGCGATCGGCGTGGTCATGACGCTGCTCGGTGTCACGCTGGCAGGCACCAAGATACCGACCGGGGCCGACGGGGAACCGTTGGTGCTGCCCGAGGACGAGTGAGAGACGCTCAGGCCAGGGACAGCGCGATCCCGTCGAGGATGTCGTGCTCGCTGACCACCAACTCGTCGATCCCCGCCCGCTGACCGAGCGCATAGGCGAGTTCCTCCACGACAATCGAACCACCGCCGATGACGTCGACGCGACCCTCGTGCATAGGACCGAGCGCGGCACGCTGCTTACGGGTCATCCCGACGAGTTGTTCGCACACCGCCAGCAAGTCCGGAAACCCGATCCGCGACAGGTGAATCGCAGCGGGATCGTACGTCGTCATCCGTTGGGCCAGCGCGGCGATCGTGGTGAACGTCCCCGCCACCCCCACCCAGGTCTTGGCCTGGTCCACGGGTACCGCACGCAGAGCCTCGCCGAGACGTTCCCGCACCACCTCGCGGGCAGCGGCGATCTCGGTCGCGGTCGGCGGATCGGAGTGCAGGCAGCGTTCGGTCAGCCGCACGCATCCGATGTCGGCGGAGAAGCTGGCCTGCACGCCGCCGTCACGGACCCCGCTGCCCACCACCACCTCGGTCGAACCGCCGCCGAGGTCAACAACCACGAACGGCACTGCGGCGTGAGCGAGTTCGCCCACCGCGCCGTTGAACGACAGCTCGGCTTCCTCGTGCCCGCTGATCACCTCGGCGATCGCACCGGACACGACCGGGTCCAACACTTCGGCCGTCATCGCGAAGAACACGTCACGATTGGCCGCATCCCGAGTCGCCGACGTCGCCACCATCCGCACCTTGCCGACGTCGAACTGCTTGAGCAGCGCGGCGTAGTCGACCAGCGCGGCATGTGTGCGGGCCAGTGCTTCAGGGACGAATTGCCCTGTGGCGTCGACACCTTCGCCCAGCCGCACGATGCGCATCTCCCGGTGCACATCGTGCAGGCGCCCCCCGGCCAGATCTGCGATCAGCAGCCGGATCGAGTTGGTGCCGCAGTCGATGGCCGCAACCCGGTTCGTCTCTACGATGATGTCCACTCCTCGTTGTCCAGGATTCCCGCCATCCCCGGCTCGACGGCCAGCACGGCCAACGCCTCGTCGCCAAATGGGTTGATGCCCCTGCCTTTCGCCAATGAATGCGCGATCACCACGTGCAGACACTTGACCCGATCGGGCATGCCACCGCCGGTGAAAGTGGTGCCCAGCGGCTCGATCGCGTCACGCTCGGCCAGGTACGACTCGTGAGCCCGCCGATAGGCCGCGGCCAGGTCCGGGTCCTGGGCCAACCGCTCACTCATACCGCGCATGAGCCCGTCGGACTCCAGGCGGCTCGCCGCTGCGGTCAGCACCGGATGGGTCAGGTAGTACAGCGTCGGGAACGGAGTACCGTCCGGCAGGCGGGGGGCGGTCTTGACCACGGCCGGTTCACCGTTCGGGCAGCGATAGGCGATCTCCAGTACGCCGCGCGGCTCGCGCCCGAGCTGTCGCGCCACCGCGTCGAGATCGGCGGGATCAACCACCGGGCGCCGGGGGTGGTGCGGGACCGGGTTCCGGTGGCGGCGCAGTATCGGCGGCCGGGACCGGTGGCGGCCCGTGCGGGGTGTCGGCGATGGTGTGCCACAACGAGGTGTACCAGGGGTCGTTGCTGCGCACCGGCGCGGCCTGGGGGCCGTTATCGGTTGTGACGACGGCTCCCGGCGGCAGCTGCACCTGGTAGGGAATGTCGCCCGGCATCACGAAGCCGAGTCGCTCACGAGCCTGCGCCGCGATGTACACCGGATCACCCAGCTTGGCCTTCTGCGACTCCAGATCGGCGATCTGCTTTCGCAGCGCGGCCTCTGCCGCGGCGAGCTGCTTCATCTCGGTGCGCTGCGCGAAATAGGTGCGCACCGGACCGGCGATGGTCAGCGTGAGCACGCAGACCACCGCCGCCAGGATGGCCGCGCGGCGCGCGGTGAAGCCCAGCCGCTGTTCGCTCTGACGCTCCGCCGACGCCGCGATTGCACGGCGGACCGGTTCGGTGACCGTGTGCCCGGTCTCGGATGCGCCAGGCCCGGTAACTCCGACCGCCTCCGGTTTGGCTCTGGTCTCGGCGGGACGGGGGTCTTTCTTGGCCGACGGCGACGTGCGCGAGCGGACACGACCCGAGCCCCCCGGCCGGGAGGCCGGTGAGCGTCGCTTCGAGTCAGGCCGCTTGCTTTCCGCCACAGTCTCTTTCGGATCTCTGGAGGCTATTCGCCGAACACGAACCGCGGGAACGCCAGGTCGCCGGCGTAGCGCGCGGCGTCGCCGAGCGCTTCCTCGATGCGCAGCAACTGGTTGTACTTGGCGACCCGCTCGCTGCGGGCAGGCGCACCGGTCTTGATCTGACCGCTGCTGACGGCCACGGCCAGGTCGGCGATGGTGGTGTCCTCGGTCTCGCCGCTCCGGTGGCTCATCATCGTCCGGTAACCGCTGTTGTGTGCCAGCGCGACCGCGTCGAGGGTCTCGGTGAGCGTGCCGATCTGGTTGACCTTCACCAACAACGCGTTGGCCGCGCCCCGCTCGATACCGTCCTCGAGCCGTTCCGGGTTGGTGACGAACAGGTCGTCGCCGACCAGCTGCACCCGGTCGCCGATGGCGGTGGTGAGCTCGACCCAGCCGTCCCAGTCATCCTCGGACAGCGGATCCTCGATCGACACCAGCGCGTAGGAATCGAGGAGGTCGGCGTAGAAATGCCCCATCTGCTCGGCGGTGCGAACCTCTTTCTCGAAGGCGTAACCCTTGCCGGCGGTGAAGAATTCGGTTGCCGCCACGTCGAGTGCGAGCGCGACGTCGGTGCCGA
Coding sequences within:
- a CDS encoding DUF4383 domain-containing protein — its product is METARSGRLQRARVGLLAVQGAAILVAGAFVVVAIAGFIPGLTTHLDQLHWAHGSRSELFGVFEVSVVHNLVHLCFGVAGLVLAGTFARARAYLIGGGLIFLGLWVYGLLINLSGPRNILPINNADNWLHFAIGVVMTLLGVTLAGTKIPTGADGEPLVLPEDE
- a CDS encoding Ppx/GppA phosphatase family protein, encoding MDIIVETNRVAAIDCGTNSIRLLIADLAGGRLHDVHREMRIVRLGEGVDATGQFVPEALARTHAALVDYAALLKQFDVGKVRMVATSATRDAANRDVFFAMTAEVLDPVVSGAIAEVISGHEEAELSFNGAVGELAHAAVPFVVVDLGGGSTEVVVGSGVRDGGVQASFSADIGCVRLTERCLHSDPPTATEIAAAREVVRERLGEALRAVPVDQAKTWVGVAGTFTTIAALAQRMTTYDPAAIHLSRIGFPDLLAVCEQLVGMTRKQRAALGPMHEGRVDVIGGGSIVVEELAYALGQRAGIDELVVSEHDILDGIALSLA
- a CDS encoding DUF501 domain-containing protein, with the protein product MVDPADLDAVARQLGREPRGVLEIAYRCPNGEPAVVKTAPRLPDGTPFPTLYYLTHPVLTAAASRLESDGLMRGMSERLAQDPDLAAAYRRAHESYLAERDAIEPLGTTFTGGGMPDRVKCLHVVIAHSLAKGRGINPFGDEALAVLAVEPGMAGILDNEEWTSS
- a CDS encoding FtsB family cell division protein, encoding MAESKRPDSKRRSPASRPGGSGRVRSRTSPSAKKDPRPAETRAKPEAVGVTGPGASETGHTVTEPVRRAIAASAERQSEQRLGFTARRAAILAAVVCVLTLTIAGPVRTYFAQRTEMKQLAAAEAALRKQIADLESQKAKLGDPVYIAAQARERLGFVMPGDIPYQVQLPPGAVVTTDNGPQAAPVRSNDPWYTSLWHTIADTPHGPPPVPAADTAPPPEPGPAPPPAPGG